Proteins encoded by one window of Cheilinus undulatus linkage group 13, ASM1832078v1, whole genome shotgun sequence:
- the cirbpa gene encoding cold inducible RNA binding protein a isoform X3, producing MSDEGKLFIGGLNFDTNEDTLAAAFGKYGTIEKVDVIRDKETGKSRGFGFVKYDNIDDAKDAMSGMNGKTIDGRTIRVDAAGKSGRPRGGFGGPRGGGRFGGSRGRGGGYNGERSYGDRGYNDRSYTDRGFGSGDRSFGSGGGGGYRSGGYSGGGGYRENRGQSGYGERQGNYRDGYEGYAAHE from the exons ATGTCGGACGAGGGTAAATTGTTCATTGGAGGTCTGAATTTTGATACCAACGAGGACACCCTGGCCGCGGCCTTCGGCAAATATGGAACCATTGAAAAAG TGGATGTGATTAGAGACAAAGAGACCGGGAAATCTCGCGGTTTTGGCTTTGTGAAATACGATAACATTGACGATGCAAAAGACGCCATGTCAGGAATGAACGGAAAG ACAATTGATGGGCGGACAATTCGCGTGGACGCAGCAGGCAAGAGTGGGCGCCCTAGAGGAGGTTTTGGCGGACCCCGTGGCGGTGGAAGATTCGGAGGATCACGGGGGAGAG gTGGCGGATACAATGGTGAACGGAGCTACGGTGACAGAGGCTACAATGACAGAAGTTATACTGACAGGGGCTTCGGAAGTGGAGACAGGAGCTTTGGAAGCGGTGGCGGTGGTGGATACAGGAGTGGAGGGTACTCCGGTGGTGGCGGCTACAGGGAAAATAG GGGTCAGAGTGGATATGGTGAACGCCAAGGAAACTACCGCGATGGATATGAAGGCTATG CTGCACACGAGTAA
- the LOC121520615 gene encoding midnolin-like: protein MEQQKQQQGLCSFTPGMFACCEAGVSTGLLNMRLSITSTTGSPVELSVSRGETVEGLRAQISHKLRMQTDRIVLLHKDKQLTAGKLLDLGVTDGSKLTLVPVVEAGIASSTARAERGIMDVLESLTEVQISDFLSGRSLLTLNLGIGAHVMYVQLQLSAQNVAELQQHQDFRAKSRRELQTSLPGRISPSDSTSTCFSSNTAGFTTPPASKSSSQGPNSSGSQTLNSQRNRTSLNSTAPASYILPPNPANHRHCTSPHPSCPTPTHHESSPVISTPSLPSEYLHPSSPLQAATPVCSTAPSSSMPAPLSPPPASTFNECNIQATFPTEPSKQPGAVIESFVSHSPGVFSGTFSGTLAPNSPSGINHPRGGISIILQILNDLLRAALHHREVPPAISHLHSLTSNPPAGLRIYADEQGKVKSKTSEIKRTEHPGKTRDEKSRPLHAPSQENQALHCKLERLQLLMQQRRTHRRTRRKFRLTQASLPYHHPHHCS, encoded by the exons ATggagcagcagaagcagcagcagggtCTCTGTAGCTTCACTCCGGGCATGTTTGCATGCTGCGAGGCTGGGGTCTCCACTGGTTTGCTCAACATGCGTCTGTCCATCACCTCAACCACCGGCAGCCCAGTGGAGCTCAGTGTCTCCCGAGGAGAAACCGTGGAGGGGCTAAGGGCTCAGATCTCCCACAAACTCAGGATGCAAACAGACAGAATCGTTCTCCTCCATAAAGACAA GCAGCTGACTGCGGGTAAACTGTTGGACCTGGGTGTAACAGATGGCAGCAAACTAACCCTGGTCCCTGTGGTTGAGGCTGGAATAGCA AGCTCAACTGCCAGAGCTGAGAGAGGTATCATGGATGTTTTGGAGAGCTTAACAGAAGTCCAG AtcagtgacttcctgtctggGCGCTCACTTCTGACTCTTAACCTGGGGATCGGGGCTCATGTGATGTACgtgcagctgcagctgtctgcacAGAATGTGGCTGAGCTGCAGCAGCACCAGGATTTCAGAGCCAAGAGCAGGAGAGAGCTTCAAACCAGCCTTCCTGGAAGAATAAGCCCTTCTGACTCTACATCAACCTGCTTCTCCTCCAACACAGCAGGATTTACGACTCCCCCTGCCTCTAAAAGCTCCTCTCAAGGACCCAACTCCTCTGGCTCTCAAACTCTGAACTCTCAAAGAAACAGGACATCCTTGAACTCAACAGCCCCCGCCTCCTACATATTGCCCCCTAACCCTGCAAATCACCGTCACTGTACATCTCCCCATCCATCCTGTCCTACCCCAACTCACCACGAATCATCTCCAGTTATTTCAACCCCATCTCTGCCTTCTGAATATCTGCATCCCAGCTCACCATTACAAGCAGCCACACCAGTCTGTTCAACTGCTCCCTCCAGCTCCATGCCTGCACCCCTGAGTCCACCACCCGCCTCAACATTCAATGAG tgtaataTTCAAGCTACATTTCCTACTGAGCCAAGCAAGCAGCCGGGAGCAGTCATTGAAAGTTTTGTGAGCCACTCCCCTGGCGTCTTCTCCGGGACTTTTTCTG GGACTCTGGCCCCTAACAGTCCGAGCGGCATCAACCATCCTCGTGGTGGCATCTCCATTATCCTCCAGATCCTCAATGACCTCCTCAGAGCTGCCCTCCACCACCGGGAGGTGCCACCTGCCATCTCTCACTTGCACTCTCTGACTTCAAACCCTCCAGCCGGCCTGCGGATCTATGCAGACGAACAGGggaaagtaaaaagtaaaacatcagAGATCAAAAGGACAGAGCACCCTGGTAAAACTAGAG ATGAGAAGAGTCGACCCCTCCATGCACCCTCACAGGAGAACCAGGCATTGCACTGTAAGCTAGAGCGCTTGCAACTTTTAATGCAACAGAGGCGGACCCACAGGCGAACTCGTAGAAAGTTTCGCCTCACCCAAGCGTCTCTCCCGtaccatcatcctcatcattgcTCCTAG
- the cirbpa gene encoding cold inducible RNA binding protein a isoform X1: MSDEGKLFIGGLNFDTNEDTLAAAFGKYGTIEKVDVIRDKETGKSRGFGFVKYDNIDDAKDAMSGMNGKTIDGRTIRVDAAGKSGRPRGGFGGPRGGGRFGGSRGRGGRGYSRGGGYNGERSYGDRGYNDRSYTDRGFGSGDRSFGSGGGGGYRSGGYSGGGGYRENRGQSGYGERQGNYRDGYEGYAAHE; encoded by the exons ATGTCGGACGAGGGTAAATTGTTCATTGGAGGTCTGAATTTTGATACCAACGAGGACACCCTGGCCGCGGCCTTCGGCAAATATGGAACCATTGAAAAAG TGGATGTGATTAGAGACAAAGAGACCGGGAAATCTCGCGGTTTTGGCTTTGTGAAATACGATAACATTGACGATGCAAAAGACGCCATGTCAGGAATGAACGGAAAG ACAATTGATGGGCGGACAATTCGCGTGGACGCAGCAGGCAAGAGTGGGCGCCCTAGAGGAGGTTTTGGCGGACCCCGTGGCGGTGGAAGATTCGGAGGATCACGGGGGAGAGGTGGGCGAGGTTACTCCAGAG gTGGCGGATACAATGGTGAACGGAGCTACGGTGACAGAGGCTACAATGACAGAAGTTATACTGACAGGGGCTTCGGAAGTGGAGACAGGAGCTTTGGAAGCGGTGGCGGTGGTGGATACAGGAGTGGAGGGTACTCCGGTGGTGGCGGCTACAGGGAAAATAG GGGTCAGAGTGGATATGGTGAACGCCAAGGAAACTACCGCGATGGATATGAAGGCTATG CTGCACACGAGTAA
- the ndufa13 gene encoding NADH dehydrogenase [ubiquinone] 1 alpha subcomplex subunit 13 has product MAGSKVKQDMPPPGGYAPFDYKRNLPKRGLSGYSMFGIGIGLMAFGYWRMFKWNRERRRLQIEEMEARIAIMPLLQAEQDRRTLRMLRENLEEEAILMKDVPGWKVGESVFHTERWTAPLSEELFNLRPREELLQKRFGFLSYM; this is encoded by the exons ATGGCGGGGTCCAAGGTGAAGCAGGACATGCCTCCCCCAGGAGGCTATGCTCCTTTCGACTACAAAAGAAATCTTCCGAAACGCGGACTCTCGG GCTATAGCATGTTCGGGATTGGCATTGGCCTCATGGCTTTTGGATACTGGAGGATGTTTAAGTGGAACAGAGAGAGAAG GCGCTTACAGATTGAGGAAATGGAAGCCAGGATAGCTATAATGCCGCTGCTGCAGGCCGAACAAGACAGAAG GACCTTACGGATGCTGAGGGAGAATTTAGAGGAGGAGGCTATTCTCATGAAGGACGTCCCAGGTTGGAAG GTCGGTGAGAGCGTCTTCCACACTGAACGCTGGACAGCCCCTCTATCAGAGGAGCTTTTCAACCTCCGACCCCGTGAGGAGCTTTTGCAAAAGCGTTTTGGTTTCTTGTCGTACATGTAA
- the cirbpa gene encoding cold inducible RNA binding protein a isoform X2, with protein MSDEGKLFIGGLNFDTNEDTLAAAFGKYGTIEKVDVIRDKETGKSRGFGFVKYDNIDDAKDAMSGMNGKTIDGRTIRVDAAGKSGRPRGGFGGPRGGGRFGGSRGRGGRGYSRGGGYNGERSYGDRGYNDRSYTDRGFGSGDRSFGSGGGGGYRSGGYSGGGGYRENRGQSGYGERQGNYRDGYEGYDW; from the exons ATGTCGGACGAGGGTAAATTGTTCATTGGAGGTCTGAATTTTGATACCAACGAGGACACCCTGGCCGCGGCCTTCGGCAAATATGGAACCATTGAAAAAG TGGATGTGATTAGAGACAAAGAGACCGGGAAATCTCGCGGTTTTGGCTTTGTGAAATACGATAACATTGACGATGCAAAAGACGCCATGTCAGGAATGAACGGAAAG ACAATTGATGGGCGGACAATTCGCGTGGACGCAGCAGGCAAGAGTGGGCGCCCTAGAGGAGGTTTTGGCGGACCCCGTGGCGGTGGAAGATTCGGAGGATCACGGGGGAGAGGTGGGCGAGGTTACTCCAGAG gTGGCGGATACAATGGTGAACGGAGCTACGGTGACAGAGGCTACAATGACAGAAGTTATACTGACAGGGGCTTCGGAAGTGGAGACAGGAGCTTTGGAAGCGGTGGCGGTGGTGGATACAGGAGTGGAGGGTACTCCGGTGGTGGCGGCTACAGGGAAAATAG GGGTCAGAGTGGATATGGTGAACGCCAAGGAAACTACCGCGATGGATATGAAGGCTATG ACTGGTGA